A genomic window from Colletotrichum destructivum chromosome 7, complete sequence includes:
- a CDS encoding Putative NADH:ubiquinone oxidoreductase-like, 20kDa subunit, translated as MSRILPFQYLRALRLTTRVPLLFESKRCITTTTPTSRSQTVSAQKSRREVALSTEEKPKSLAQYVVTTFDIIANWARQGSMYPMTFGLACCAVEMMHIAGPRYDQDRFGFMFRASPRQSDVMIVAGTLTNKMAPAFRQVYDQMPEPRWVVSMGSCANGGGYYHYSYSVVRGCDRIVPVDIYVPGCPPTAEALLYGMFQLQRKMRQGRKSRMWYRK; from the exons ATGTCCAGAATACTGCCTTTCCAGTATTTAAGAGCTCTGAGATTGACGACAAGAGTGCCACTACTTTTCGAATCGAAACGATGCATAACCACAACTACTCCCACCTCTCGCAGTCAGACTGTTTCGGCACAAAAGAGTCGTCGAGAGGTCGCACTATCCACTGAGGAGAAACCCAAATCGTTGGCCCAATACGTTGT GACGACTTTCGACATAATTGCGAACTGGGCGCGCCAAGGATCGATGTACCCGATGACCTTTGGCCTAGCGTGTTGCGCTGTCGAAATGATGCATATCGCCGGGCCACGATACGATCAAGATCGATTCGGTTTCATGTTTCGAGCCTCGCCCCGACAGTCCGACGTGATGATCGTGGCCGGCACGCTGACGAACAAGATGGCGCCCGCTTTTCGCCAGGTTTACGATCAGATGCCGGAGCCGAGATGGGTCGTCAGTATGGGAAGCTGTGCCAACGGCGGAGGATATTATCATTACAGCTACTCTGTGGTTCGTGGCTGCGACCGGATTGTTCCGGTCGATATATACGTCCCTGGCTGTCCGCCAACGGCTGAGGCATTGCTCTATGGCATGTTTCAGTTGCAGAGGAAAATGCGTCAAGGAAGGAAGTCGCGAATGTGGTATCGCAAATAA